A genomic window from Anticarsia gemmatalis isolate Benzon Research Colony breed Stoneville strain chromosome 24, ilAntGemm2 primary, whole genome shotgun sequence includes:
- the LOC142983597 gene encoding uncharacterized protein LOC142983597 has translation MSLTHMTGIPCGLSGIQPGHHRHATLTHPGHRNASSRLTVDNKRLAPTHWGHFTAHRTPHLSDSLELAAYSSDSLGLAAYSSDSLGLAAYSSDSLGLAEFEFRLTGTHQCMALERLTDMKRRSTYGLRGSDFYAQIVTKSIINKVEVSI, from the coding sequence atgtcgctcacgcacatgactggcataccctgcggcctcagcggcatccaacctgggcatcatcgtcacgctactctgacgcacccagggcaccgcaacgcttcgtctcgactcaccgtaGACAACAAGcgcctcgccccgactcactggggacacttcaccgcacaccgcacaccgcacctctccgactcactggagttagcggcatacagttccgactcactgggacttgcggcatacagttctgactcactgggactagcggcatacagttccgactcactgggactagcggaattcgagttccgactcactggaactcatcaatgcatggcactggagagactgactgacatgaagagaagatcgacctacggtctgagggggagtgatttTTATGCCCAGATTGTAACTAAAAGCATAATTAATAAGGTAGAAGTTtctatttaa